GAGCAAGCGCGCACCCTGCTGGAGCCGCTTGACAGTCGCTATTCCGACTTCGACCGGGTGCAGTTTGTCGCTGAAGCTCATGTTCACGCGACTCTCGCCATGGTGGAGCAACAACGTATCGCGAACATCATTGCTCTCTATCATCATGATCCCGAAAAGCAGACTGGCGGGTCGGCTTCAGACTTCGCGAATGAGGCTTGGGATCATCTCGCGGACGGTCCCATCCGGCAGGCGTTGGGGCTGGACAAATGAGCCGCGACACCAAGAAGCGCGAGCTCATCGCGGAGGCCGCGAAGCATAGTGAGGGCGAGCCTCGGCGATGTGGCTGCGGGCGTCCGGGATGCGATGGGCAAACGTTCTGCGCATGGTGCGGAGACGAATGGCCCTGCCTGACGCGCCGTCTCGCTGATGCGCTGGACGAGATCGAGGTGCCCGCATGACTCGCGACACCGTGTTTGAGGATGCTGAAGGTGACGGCGACCGGGACGTGTACGACGACCGGCACGCCTGGTACGAGTCCATGTGGTTCGACGCGAACGTCGACATGGCACGAGAGGAGCGGAAACTTGGCAATGAAGCGTGAGGGTGTCGTATACGGGCTCCCCGAGACGGAGTATCACGCGCCGAAGGATGAGCTCTCATCGACTGGCGCGAAGCTGTTGCTCGAGTCGCCGAAGAAGTTCAAGTATCAGGTGCTCGACGGGCACCGGGTGTTCCGGCCGGCGTTCGATCTTGGCACGGCCGTGCACACGAAGGTGCTGGGTGTTGGTGCCGGGTTTATTGAGTACCCGGAAGAGCACCTGACGCCCTCGGGGAACGTATCTACGAAGGCTGCGACGGTCGAATGGGAGCGGGAGCAACGCGCTAACGGTGCGATCATCCTGACGCCGGCACAGTCGGCGCAGGCTGACGGCATGGCTGAGGCTGTGCTGCAGGAGCCGGAGTCGCGGGCGCTGTTTGAGCGTGACGGCCACTCGGAGGTGTCGATCTTCGATCAACTGCGCGGGGTGAAGCGGCGCGGGCGCATCGACTACATGCCGACCGATGGCGGGTTCGTTGTTGATCTGAAGACCACGGTTGATGCATCGGGAAACGGGTTCCGGCGATCGGTCGAAGCTTACGGCTACCACATCCAGTACGGCCACTACATGGACATTCTCGAACGCATCACGGGCGAGAAGCGAGACATGGTTTTCGTCGTCGTGGAGAAGGAGCCACCTTATGAGGTGAACGTGATCCGGTTTGATGAGCACGAGGACTTCGCCCGGTTCGGGGAAACCGAAGCGCTGCAGGCCGTCGATGATTACGCGCGCTGCATGGAAACAGGGGAGTGGCCCGGCTACCTGCGGAACGGCATCACGAAGATCAAACCGTCCATGCGGCTGATGTACGACTTCAACGACAAATACGAGAGCGAGGAGATCCAGGTCTAATGGATATCGCAACAACGACTGAACCGAAGTCTGACCAACAGAACTTCGATGACTACCAGTCCGCACCGAAGACGGTGACTGTTTCGGAGGTGAAGAAGGGCAGCGCGGAGCAGCCGGTGGAGATCCACCTGGTCGAGTTCCCCGGCCGCCCGTTCAAGCCGTCGAAGTCGATGCGGCGCGTGCTGGTCGCGGCTTGGGGCGGTGAAGCCTCAAACTACCCGGGACGCATTCTCCGGCTCTACGGCGACCCCACGGTGAAGTTCGGCGGGCAGACCGTGGGCGGCATCCGCATCTCACACATGTCGCACCTCACGGAGCCCGTGACTGTTCATCTGACGGTGACTCGCGGGAAGCGTGCACCATTCACGGTGCAGCCGATCGCGACCCCACAGGACGCGACCGCATGGCTGACCGAAGCAACCACGCTCGAGGAACTGCAGAAGGCGTGGGGGATGGTGCAACGGGCCGGCCTTGGGGCGATCGCCGAGCTCGCGAACCTGAAGGACTCGCGGAAGGCGGAGCTTCAATGACCGTCGTGTTTGACCCGTTGCTGTCGTGCAGCGGTTGCAGTGGCCGGGGATGGATCAACATCGTCCCCGGCCTAACTCGTCCCTGTCGGTGCAGGACACAACCAATGGAGGTGGCGTGATGGGTGTCCCGCTGAAAGCACGAGAGGTTGGGCCGATTTCGGGTGATGGGTTGGCGCGCATGGCGTCCAGCGCGCTCACTGAAAGCCATCCCGGGCGGCTGCTGCCTGACCTCCCGGGAAAGGTGCACGGCATCAAGCAGCCCGGGCCTGACTGGATGGTGCAGTGTGACGACTGCCTGACGTGCTGGTCGGGGTCAACGCTTGTGTTTGTGGCGAAAGCGGCGACGTTCATAGCCGAGGTTCCGGGGGTCCGGCTGTGCAAGTCGTGCTGGAATCTGCGCGGATGGTCGGAGAACTACCACGGCTGGTATCAGAGTGAGTAACCGGCGCACTGGACGGATGCCTGCGCCTCATCCGGGGATCGTCGCTGAACGTTCTGGTGGCATGTGTGAGCGGTGTTTGGTGGTCCCGGCGACGGAGATCCATCACCGCCGTTACCTGTCGCGGGGCGGGAAGCACAACCTCGCGAACCTGCTGCACCTTTGCGGCAACGGAAACTTCGAGGGCTGCCACGGTGAGGCACACACCGGCATCGGTGGCGAGGTCGGCACATCCATTTCGCGGCACAACCCGCGCCCGGAATCGGCGATCCCGTTCACGGATCTACTCGGCCGCGAGCACTGGCTTGATGACACTGGTTTGCGGCATGACCGGCAACCACAGCCCTACTAGGAAGGAGGGAAACGATGAGGATCCGATCGATTAAGCCGGAGTTCTGGCGGTCGCAGGACGTGGCGCGCATGGACATCGAGGACCGGTTGTTGTTCATCGGGCTTTGGTCCTATGTGGATGACAACGGGGTCGGCGAGGACCGGGTGTCTCAGGTCGCGGCGGATCTGTTCGCGGACGACATAGAGCGAGATCCTAGCGAGACATTCGCGAGAGTCTCGCGAGGATTGCTGAAACTATCTGAAGCGGGTTCCATCGCTAGATATGAGGTGTCTGGGCGGTCGTTTTTGCGGGTTGTGAACTGGTCGAAGCATCAGCGGATCGATAAGCCCAACAAGCCGCGTTTCCCGTTCGAGAATGGCGAGATTTCAACGATCTTTGACGATTCCGCGACACCCTCGCGAGACTCTCGCGAGATCCTCGCGCCTGGAACAAGGGAACAGAGGAACAAGGGAACAGAGGAACAAGGGAACAAGGGAACAGGCTCACGCGAGCTCGCAGTGATCGGACCGGACTTCGAACAGGTCTGGGAGACGTGGCCGAAGAAGACCGAGAAGGACCGCGCCGAGAAGGAGTACGCGAAGCACTCCCGCACGGTCCCGGACCTTGCCGATGCGGTCGCAGTGTTCGGGCGCGCGTATTCGGCGACGACGGAGAAGCAGTTCATTCCGTCGCTCGCTTCATGGTTGCACCGGAAACGGTGGACCGATGAACTGCCGCAACCTCGCGGTGGTGGGTCACGGGTGCAGCAGGGTTTGAGCGTTGCCGAGGAACTTAGACGATTGGAGGGCGGGGATGCAGGCGAGTGAGGTTGCCGAGTTGTTGGCGCTCGCTTCGGCGTACGACAACCGGAACGTGACGAAGGAAGCGGCGGTCGGTTGGAAGGTCGCGATCGATTCGCAGATCCCGGACCTTGAGGTGGGGTTGGCGCGGGAGGTGATCATTGATCACTTTGCGACGTCGGGGGAGTACTTCACGGTGAAGCATCTGATTGATGGGGCGAAGGCTCGGTTGCGTCGATTGCCGAAGCAGGTGATGGATGATGTGCGGGCTGCTAAGGCGCGCGGACTGGTGGAGGGTTCGTGGCCTCGAGCTACTCCGCTGACCCCGGAGGTGCAGGCGCGGTTGGATACGGCGCGTGCCGTGGATCGTGAGACGGCGGCACAGTACGCGGTTGAGGGACCGAACGTCTCCACGCTCGCTCTGAACGTGGGGAGGCGACCGTGACCGCGACCGTGCAGGTGTCTCTGCCCGGGCCGTTGGTCTGGGATCTCTGGAAGATCGCGGAGGCTCGGGGCATCCCGGTGGCTGATGTGATCCGTGAGGGGCTGGCCCCCGCCCGAACGTGGTGCCCGATCAGACGGCACTCACTCGAGCACGGGTCACTGACCTCGTGGAGCAGGGCTGGGACGACGGAAGTATCGCGGTCAAGTTGGACCGCACCCGCGGGTACGTCGCTGATGTGAGGCGGCGTGCGGGGATGAAAGCAAACAAGAGAGGGATGGTGGCCGGGTGACGGTGACGTTGTTTAGTAAGCCGTCGTGTGTGCAGTGCACGGCGACAGCGCGGGCGTTCAAGGAGCGTGGAATCGCGCATGTGGTGCGTGACCTGTCTGAAGAGGTGGACGCGTTGGAGCTCGTGAAGGGCCTGGGTTACATGCAGGCCCCGGTGGTTGTGACGGACGACGAACACTGGTCGGGCTTCCGCCCGGACCGTATCAACGAATTGGCAGAACGAATCAAGGAGGGCGGCGATGGATGAAAAGAAGCTCCGGCAGATGGTTGCCGATCTCGTGGACCCGGATGATTGTTGGTTCGATCATCACGGCGGGTGTCAGGCCCACGGATACCTGAGCCTAAAGCCGGGGGAGCTTTGCCCCCATGAAGAAGCGAAGCAATGGCTGAAAGAAGGAGAGAACTAATGGCAGGTGAACCGCTCATCACGGTTGTAGGCAATTTGGTGGCTGATCCGGAGCCGCGTGTTTCGCAGGCGGGGAAGTCGTGGGTGACGTTCCGTATCGCGTCGACGCCGCGGGTGCGTGACCGTCAGTCGGGGGATTGGTCGGATGGTGAGGCGCTCTGGCTGGGGTGCCGCGCTTACGGCGAGTACGCCGACAACATTGCCGCGACGCTGACGAAGGGCATGCGTGTCATCGTGCAGGGTCGGCTCACGCAGCAGACGTACGAGAAGGACGGGCAGCAGCGCACGGCGTTGAACCTCGAGGTTGAAGAGGTTGGCCCGTCGCTCCGGTTCGCGACGGCACAGGTCACGCGCGGACAAGCCCGCAGTGGGGGTTCTGGCGGTGTTTCGGGTGCTGGTGCGACCGGACAGGCGCAGAACGAGTGGAACGCGCCACAGGGCGGCGGAGGGTTTGACGACGAGCAGCCCTTCTGACCCCCAACAATCGATAGGTAGCGCCCTAGAGATGGGGCGCTTTTTCATGCCCGAGAGGGGGCCAGGATGACCCAGATTGCGCCGCCGATCCCATACTTTGGCGGCAAACAGAAGATCGCTTCGAAGATCACCGCGCTGTTTCCCGAGCATTCGGGGTACATCGAACCGTTCGCTGGCGGGCTGAGTGTCCTCTTCGCGAAGTGCCCAAGTCGACTTGAGGTGGTGAACGATCTCAATGGGCACATCGTTGCCTTCTGGCGGGTGCTCCGAGATTATCCAGAAGCTCTGCAGCGGGCGTGCGATCTCACGCCGCACGCCCGCGAAGAGTTCTCGCTAGCAGATCTGGCAGAAGACGTATCCGACATCGAGCGGGCGCGTCGTGTGTGGGTGCTGATGACACAAGGAAGGTCAGCGATATGGGCCTCCACCGGGTGGCGTCACTATCAGGACGGTGCCGCACCCACGGCATTCGAGAAGTACATGAGTGCTTACCGGGACCGGATGCACCCTGCCGCGGAGCGCTTGCGAACGGTGCAGATTGAGCACCGGCCAGCTGCGGAGATCATCGACAGTTACGGCAAGCACAGCGCGAACTTGCTTTATGTTGACCCGCCCTACATTGGCGAGACGAGGGGGAGTGGGCAAAGGTACGGGGTCGAGATGAAGAGCCTCGAGATGCATCAAGAGATGCTCGATCTTCTCCGCGAAACGAAAGCGAGAGTTGCCCTGTCTGGGTATTCGCACCCTCTGTACGAGGAGGAGCTCTCAGATTGGCAGCGGGTGGAGATCAGCGCGAAAACCCAAGTATCTGCACGACGCGAAATCGTGTGGATGAACTACCAGCCAGACGGATGGCTGTGATTTTTGTACCCGAGGGGGTGGCTGTGTGTCACCCCCTCAACCACGAAAGGAGACAGGCGTGAAACCGGGAGTCAAAGCCAGCGACGCGAGCGAAATGGGCGCTGCAATCCGCGAGGCCGAAGACAGAAGGAGCCTCAACGAAGCGATTGAGAACGGTTGGCCAATCACTCGACCCGTGCAGGAAGGGGACGAATCATGCCAGTGATGCTCGATATATGCTGCCGGCGCGGTGGCGCAGGAGAGGGCTATAGGCGTGCGGGTTGGACGATGATCGGTGTTGATCGTGACGCGTTCGACTACCCGTGCGGTGACTTCTACCAGATGGATGGGATTGAAGCGCTCGAACATGTGCTGCACGACGAGGGACGTTTCGACGGGATCCCGATCGATGCGATCCACATGTCTTGGCCGTGCCAAAGGTGGGCGACCTCGACCGCGGATGCGGACAAGCACCCTGACCTGATCACCCCGGCACGTCCGCTGCTCGAGCAAATCGGGCTTCCGTACGTCATGGAGAACGTGCCCGCTGCGCCGTTGATCGACCCGGTGATGCTGTGCGGGTCGTCGTTCTTCTGGGAGGGCCGCGAGCTCGGGGTTCGCCGGCATCGGATGTTCGAAACTAACTTCCCACTCAGGAAGCGGCCCAACTGCCAGCACAAGGCGCAGGGGACACCGGTCGGGGTGTACGGCGATCATCCGGACACTCGTGAGTACTTCCGTCCGGACGGCACACGACGGGGCGCGAAGGCCACCTCGCTCGAGCAGGCGCAGCGGGCGATGGGTATCGACTGGATGGAGTGGGGCGACCTGAAAGAAGCGATCCCGCCCGCGTACACGTTCTGGATCGGGGAGCAACTGATGGAGCAAACCCCGTTGACCCCTACCCAACTCTCCACCCTGACCCGTTTCGGTGTCACTGCTGGCGACCTGAACCTTGAAAGGACAACACCATGAGTGAATACACGCCAACGACGGAGGAGGTTCGGAGTGCGGCAGCAACGCTGAACATGTGCCGGTACTCGGAGTTCGACCGTTGGTTGGCTGAGGTGGAGCGTGCATCCGCCGAGAAAGCATGGGACGAGGCCTGCCGTGATACCGAGCAGTACTACAAGCGCACGGTGGTGGGGATCCCGGGGGTCGATCCCATCAAGGCACCCATGAACCCGTACCGACGAGAGGATGCGTGATGTCTGACCTGGATCTTGACCGGATGACGTCCGATGCAACGTTTGCGCTCGCCCGTTCAATTCATGGCAAGAGTGCGGACCATGAGGACCACGACTACTACCGGAAGCATGCTGGCGTTGCGCTTGATGCTGTGGTCCCGGCTATGATCGCCCGCGTGCGGGAGCTTGAAGCGTCCATCGAACGAGTGAAGGCGCTGCACCGAAGTGTCCCTGCGCGCTACTTCGGAACAGACCTGAACCCATCACGCCAGTTTGACTGTTGGTGCTGTGGAGAGGGAAAGAAGTGGCCGTGCCCAACGATCCGCGCCCTGTCCCCGTCTCTGGTGGTAGGGCATGACGAAGAAAGGGGAGAAGGATGAGCAAGCGATTCACTGTTCAACGGCCGCCAAACGTGAAGGACGGCCTCACGGAACACGAGGTCGGTGCTGATGAGATGCGAACAAACGGCGGTGCGCTTGAGTTCTGGATCGGCGGAGAACTCAACGTCGCTTACGGACCCGGCTTCTGGGTCAATGCATGGTTCGAATATGACGAGGGAGAGCCCGATGACTGACGCAGAGAAGCGCGAACTGATCGAGGAGCTTCGTGACTACGCGACTGCGCTGCGAGCGAGTATCCACGTCCACCACAGGGGTGCCGACTTGATCGAGAAAGGCGCTGATGCTCTCGAAGAGTCACTGACCGGCAGCGAAACCGGGGACGGCGAAGGCGCGGCAAAGTACGCTGAAGGGAGATTGGTGACAGAGGAAGGCGGGCACATGTTCGGCGAACTAGATCGTGAAACCATGCGGGAGGCGATTGCAAACCTGATTCCCCTTGATCTGATCCACGACAAGGGGCGGGAAGGCCAACCGCAAGACGTGTTCGAGGTCGCTGACCGGATTCTCGCTGCCCTCGCAGATATGCGAGCCGGCATTGAGATAGAGAAGTGGGAGTACGGCGTCTCGTTGAACGGCGCTCGACCTGCGGCTACTCATGATCTCAAGGCTGCGATCTTATTCAAAGACGAGTATCTGCGGCATGAATCACCAGATAACGTTCGACTGCTCCGACGAACTCCCGGGCTGACCGCCAATCCCGGCCCGTGGGAGGTGGTCCCTGATGTGTGATCTTGATGCAGTACGAGTCGCCGCGGAGGCCTAGCGGAAGAGTTCCTCGCCTCTGTCACCGTCCGCGATCCGGCGGGCGATCGTGGCGACGTGCTCTGAGGGCTCCTGCCCAGCGGCAACGATCGCGGATCGGAGGCGGGCTTCGATTCCAGCAGCGGGCTCGTGTCCGTAGCGGTCGGCGATGTCGAAGATGATCTGTGACGAAGCGCCTTTGAGCCGAGCCATGTCGTATGCCATGCCGCCCACCTTATTTGGTTGGACGGCGTTTATCTATCCAAACCCTGGCCGCTGGTCGGGGTTTCGTCGTTGAAAGAGAGGAAAACATGAGCGACCGCACGGACCAAGCGAGACGCGCCGTCGAGGATTTCGAAACAGCCAAGTGGCGAGGAAGAGAGCCGAACCCGTGGGCGCTCGTGAAATGGGTGAAGAGACTCGCTGGCGACCTCGACGCAACGGAAGCAAAGAACAAGGAGGGCTGATGGAGTCAACTGAGCGGCTGGAACACGAGGACATCGGCTACCTGTCGATGAAGGAGTGGAACCGGGCACGGTGGGCGGCTGACTACGCGCTCAAGTTCCTGCCCTGGTTGCGGATCGCCGGCTACGTGCGGTTCGAGGTTGAGGACGTGCGCGTGGACGCATCCGGGGGTGCTGGCATCGGGATCCCGCCCACCAAGCTCGCGTACATCGAAATCAACCGGCTTCTCGGGGAACTCAACCGGTGGACGGAGCTAGAGGACGCAGCGAACGACATGCTCGGCCAATTCCTGCTCGCATCACTCGGCAGGGAAATGTCCACAGCGGTCGCACGCTGGCCGATGGAGGACCGCCCGCACAGGGTCGACGCCATGCGCTGCGGAGGGTGCGAACAACTCACCCTCACCTACAGGCCCCCACGTTGGGAGGGTGACGAGATCCGGGTGGACTGCTACTGCGGGTACGTCCTCAACCATGACGAGTTCGAACGCTCGGTGACGCTCATCGAGCTTGAGCAGCGGGAGGCCAGTTGAGAGAAACCCAGCTGACGGATCACTTCGTCAAGCTCGAAGACGCGGGCGCGAGAGTCGGCAGGTCGCAGGCAACGATCTACCGGTGGATCAAGGAAGGGCGCGTGAAGGTTGTGCGTCCGAAGCGTCAGAAGTGGCTATCTGTCCCTGATCTGCTGGCGGCTGAGCAAGAAACGAATGGTCAGGGCTTGCGGTGAGGTGAGAAAAGTGAGAATATGAATATAGATGGTGGAGTTCTATGCTCCGCTGGCAGCTCCGGTCCTCACGATCGGGGCTTTTTTGTTTGGGTGGGGAGCGGTAGAGGCCCGAACCCCACCCAGAACAACATGCGGTCAGTCCTTCTCGCCACGGAGTTCACGCATAGCGCCCTCTCCCAAGTGACCGAACTCATCCTCGAACATCTGCTCGAGCATCTGTTCCTCTTGCGGGTTGACCATCGTCGCCTCCTTCCGTGCTGGGGCGCCAGTCTAGCCCGAACGACTTCCCGCGCGTGACGGGAGCATGAACGCCACGGGTGATCTTGGCAAGCGACTGTGCACGGTCGCATCACGCATGAGGTGCCGTCCCCGCGGCATCCAACCCAACCCCTTAGCCCGGGTTGCTCGACAACCTGAAAACGCCCTCGGGGTGACAGCCGGTCGAGAGTCTGCGGTGCGATGGCACGCGGCAGACACACATTCTTGGAACCCCCACCGCCGAATCCAACATCACGCTACGAGCGCACACACGCGGTCGAGTGCGGGTCCAGAACCACAGGAGGCACAGTGTCGCGTCTCAACGACCCCGAGTATGTTGCTGTGCTCCGAACCGACGAATGGCCGTCGAGTATCGGGGCACGCTACGGGATCTCCCGGCATGCTGTGAAGCGCGACCGGGCAAAGCTCGGGGAACGCCGCGAGAACCCCACCACCGGACCTGTGATTGCGGGGGAGTCGGAGACGCACCGCCCGGACGGTAGCGCCGACTACGTTCTGAACTCGGAACAAGCTTGGGGCTATTCCGACTTCTGCCGGTTCATCGAGTCCAAAGGCCAGAACCCGGACGAGGTGACGTTCACTTGGGGTGTCACCACGAACCCGAGTGGCGGTTTCTGGAACAAGCTCAACAACGTGCGGCCGAAGGTTGCAGGCAAGGACGATGGCGCACCTGAGTGGCCCGTGATCCAGCCCGCCGAACGGGTGCAGTTCGTCACCGGGTGGGTGCCACCGAAACCCGCACGAGACGGCCTGAAACTCTCGTTGAAGTGCGCTGACACTCAGATCGGGTTCCGTGCAGGCGGCAACACCATTGAAGCGTTCCACGACTGGACCGCGATCAACGTGTTCATCGCCGTATGCCGTGCCGAACAACCCGACAGCATCATCATCCTGGGCGACTTCCTCGACCTCGCCGCACAGGGCAAGTACGTGCAGGAGGCCGGGTTCGCTCGCACCACTCAGATGGCGTTGAACGACGGGCACCTGATGCTGTCGCTGCTGCGTGCCGCATGCCCGAACAGTCAGATCGTTCTCGTTGAGGGCAACCATGACAAGCGCATGCAGTCGTTCATCGAACAGAACGCGCTGGCGGCATTCGGGCTGAAGCAAGCGAACATGCCCGACTCGTGGCCCGTCATGTCACTCCCCAACCTCCTCCGGATGGGCGAGCTCAACATCGACTACATGGACGCCTACCCTGCCGCCGCCCACTGGGACGACGACACCACCCGCAACATCCACGGAACCCGCGCCAACAGTCGCGGATCCACCATGGCCCAATACGTGCAGGACGCACCCCACATCAACACGTGGGCCGGGCACACGCACCGCACCGAAATCATCTACAAAACAGTGATCGGGCCGCGCGGTGAACCGATCGAAACGTACTCGGCAAACCCTGGCGCTTTGTGCCACACGGACGGGCGAGTGCCATCAGTGCACGGAGCGATCCATGCTGACGGGTCCAGCGCCCGAGTGGTCGAGGATTGGCAGCAAGGGTTCGGGTCACTGCTCCACGGAGACGGTGTCGCATGGCCGCAGGTGCACCGCATCCGCGACGGCGTGACCGTCTACAACGGGAAGCGCTTCACCGTCGAACACATGGGTGTACACGCGTAAACGGAAGTGTGATGGCAGAAAGGTACCGAACTCGGTACTGATGTGACACATCGGAGGGCATCGTGAGGACGTTGACGCGCCTGCTGGACAAGATGGAACCACCCGCTGAGGGGGACTGGACGCTCGAAGACGCCGATGACAGTGGGGCTGACTGTGACTAAGTGCACCTACTGTGGTCGCCCGTACGAGTCACCCAGTGCTGCTGAGGCGTGCTGCGGTGAAGACCGTGACGGGTACGTGCGCGGATACGACTAGAGCATGAAGTGATAAGCCTGGAGTTACTCTTCCTGACGGAAAATCGGTGAGCCAGATAAGGCATGATTGCTACATGGCAGACGAAAAGAAGGAATCCAAACTTCGTTTATCCGAGGAGCAACAGCGCCAGTATCTAATGGCCCTCCAAGAGGTCGGCGCGGATCGCGATTGCCAGAGATGCGGTGCGGATTTTGAGACCTCATTCGGAATTGCATCGGGCCGAACTGCGGTTGATCTGCATCTCTCGACTGAACCGATCGAGAGTTACGAGCAGAACTACTTCGAAGCGATTATTGC
Above is a genomic segment from Leucobacter rhizosphaerae containing:
- a CDS encoding PD-(D/E)XK nuclease-like domain-containing protein, which encodes MKREGVVYGLPETEYHAPKDELSSTGAKLLLESPKKFKYQVLDGHRVFRPAFDLGTAVHTKVLGVGAGFIEYPEEHLTPSGNVSTKAATVEWEREQRANGAIILTPAQSAQADGMAEAVLQEPESRALFERDGHSEVSIFDQLRGVKRRGRIDYMPTDGGFVVDLKTTVDASGNGFRRSVEAYGYHIQYGHYMDILERITGEKRDMVFVVVEKEPPYEVNVIRFDEHEDFARFGETEALQAVDDYARCMETGEWPGYLRNGITKIKPSMRLMYDFNDKYESEEIQV
- a CDS encoding HNH endonuclease, whose protein sequence is MCERCLVVPATEIHHRRYLSRGGKHNLANLLHLCGNGNFEGCHGEAHTGIGGEVGTSISRHNPRPESAIPFTDLLGREHWLDDTGLRHDRQPQPY
- the nrdH gene encoding glutaredoxin-like protein NrdH, with the protein product MTVTLFSKPSCVQCTATARAFKERGIAHVVRDLSEEVDALELVKGLGYMQAPVVVTDDEHWSGFRPDRINELAERIKEGGDG
- the ssb gene encoding single-stranded DNA-binding protein, with amino-acid sequence MAGEPLITVVGNLVADPEPRVSQAGKSWVTFRIASTPRVRDRQSGDWSDGEALWLGCRAYGEYADNIAATLTKGMRVIVQGRLTQQTYEKDGQQRTALNLEVEEVGPSLRFATAQVTRGQARSGGSGGVSGAGATGQAQNEWNAPQGGGGFDDEQPF
- a CDS encoding DNA adenine methylase, whose protein sequence is MTQIAPPIPYFGGKQKIASKITALFPEHSGYIEPFAGGLSVLFAKCPSRLEVVNDLNGHIVAFWRVLRDYPEALQRACDLTPHAREEFSLADLAEDVSDIERARRVWVLMTQGRSAIWASTGWRHYQDGAAPTAFEKYMSAYRDRMHPAAERLRTVQIEHRPAAEIIDSYGKHSANLLYVDPPYIGETRGSGQRYGVEMKSLEMHQEMLDLLRETKARVALSGYSHPLYEEELSDWQRVEISAKTQVSARREIVWMNYQPDGWL
- a CDS encoding metallophosphoesterase; protein product: MSRLNDPEYVAVLRTDEWPSSIGARYGISRHAVKRDRAKLGERRENPTTGPVIAGESETHRPDGSADYVLNSEQAWGYSDFCRFIESKGQNPDEVTFTWGVTTNPSGGFWNKLNNVRPKVAGKDDGAPEWPVIQPAERVQFVTGWVPPKPARDGLKLSLKCADTQIGFRAGGNTIEAFHDWTAINVFIAVCRAEQPDSIIILGDFLDLAAQGKYVQEAGFARTTQMALNDGHLMLSLLRAACPNSQIVLVEGNHDKRMQSFIEQNALAAFGLKQANMPDSWPVMSLPNLLRMGELNIDYMDAYPAAAHWDDDTTRNIHGTRANSRGSTMAQYVQDAPHINTWAGHTHRTEIIYKTVIGPRGEPIETYSANPGALCHTDGRVPSVHGAIHADGSSARVVEDWQQGFGSLLHGDGVAWPQVHRIRDGVTVYNGKRFTVEHMGVHA